A genome region from Erigeron canadensis isolate Cc75 chromosome 3, C_canadensis_v1, whole genome shotgun sequence includes the following:
- the LOC122593990 gene encoding putative E3 ubiquitin-protein ligase RF298: MKASLDMPKGDMEAQACHSGWDSKTVTELAELLSDVLHTCFNNAIKRIVESGYSKEVAETMVLRCGPFYGIKDMVSSIVDRCLDCLKNTECHDPTFYMFDDIDRMVEYMMLEMVTILLEIKPSLSVHEAMWTLLICDLNVIDATDADLDLQKFSVGGLKAVQEEGTSAKIEPEAPSESEFRDQETIASSVGHLASSSGKINKDNCQCCKNCPPGHKRDGSRRKLLQFEKPYKGQRSKKALKAELASWRVLTTRKRSTSGPSSVNMIDSSLPLKETTETPKVTPKSETVPPNHKTAEYYLAGIPYDELKGEHVPQDDKDKMILAAVGQLRSLQKDLKSWDDWANLKVMQVAKRLSQDRPELNKLKFEKQEAERLKKDKQAMEENTIKKLAEVTASLNATNYNTEMASAAIVRLESEKAVLKEEKEKAENRSSNETKNLEEALRKEKEALKKSESYGAENNLFEEELKSLKRKAGPMQGDLEKAKRLFKDTETRLANEQRETAKFLHQAVSIRNERKHLDSLAKAKRKMDAQKAEKDIKKFESDLKMIQYEIAEFKLEAETQKIAAMRKGMSWQPSEGTSLPEVSTESTYAKTSLQKDRECVMCLTHEMTIVFVPCGHQVLCAECNVIHEKKGMLECPSCRTPIQKRIASRFAKC; encoded by the exons ATGAAGGCTAGTCTCGATATGCCAAAGGGGGATATGGAAGCACAGGCTTGTCATTCTGGTTGGGACAGTAAAACTGTAACCGAACTTGCAGAACTTCTATCAGATGTTTTACATACATGTTTTAATAATGCTATAAAACGGATAGTTGAAAGTGGGTACAGCAAGGAGGTTGCAGAGACCATGGTTTTAAGATGTGGTCCTTTTTATGGCATCAAGGACATGGTGTCATCTATAGTGGATCGGTGTTTGGACTGTTTAAAAAACACAGAATGTCACGATCCTACATTCtatatgtttgatgatatagATAGAATGGTGGAGTATATGATGTTAGAGATGGTGACTATACTTTTAGAAATTAAACCATCTTTGTCCGTCCACGAAGCAATGTGGACTTTGTTGATATGTGatttaaatgtaattgatgcAACTGATGCAGACTTAGACCTTCAGAAATTTTCGGTTGGAGGTCTTAAAGCCGTTCAAGAAGAGGGCACGTCTGCAAAAATCGAGCCTGAAGCCCCATCTGAATCTGAATTTCGAGACCAAGAGACCATAGCCTCGAGCGTTGGCCATCTAGCCTCCAGTTCTGGCAAAATAAATAAAGACAACTGTCAATGCTGTAAAAATTGCCCGCCAGGGCACAAAAGAGACGGCAGTCGACGGAAGCTGTTACAATTTGAAAAGCCTTACAAGGGACAGAGGTCAAAAAAAGCCCTAAAGGCAGAACTTGCTAGCTGGCGTGTTTTGACTACACGAAAACGTTCGACGTCTGGGCCGTCTTCTGTAAATATGATTGACTCATCTTTACCCTTGAAGGAAACCACTGAGACACCAAAGGTGACGCCGAAGTCTGAAACGGTCCCTCCGAATCATAAAACGGCTGAGTACTATTTGGCAGGAATCCCATATGATGAATTGAAGGGTGAGCACGTGCCACAAGATGACAAGGATAAAATGATACTGGCGGCAGTTGGTCAACTTCGATCGTTACAGAAAGATCTTAAAAGCTGGGACGATTGGGCGAATTTGAAGGTTATGCAGGTAGCCAAGAGGCTTAGCCAAGATCGACCCGAGCTTAATAAGTTGAAGTTTGAAAAGCAGGAAGCCGAAAGGTTAAAGAAAGATAAGCAGGCTATGGAAGAGAATACAATCAAGAAGTTAGCAGAAGTAACAGCTTCTTTGAATGCCACTAATTATAATACTGAGATGGCTAGTGCAGCTATTGTTAGGCTAGAGTCCGAAAAAGCAGTCCTTAAAGAGGAAAAGGAAAAAGCTGAAAACCGAAGCTCAAATGAAACTAAAAATTTGGAAGAAGCTCTGCGCAAAGAAAAGGAAGCTCTGAAGAAGTCTGAATCTTATGGAGCTGAAAATAACTTATTCGAGGAAGAACTCAAATCACTGAAACGGAAAGCGGGTCCAATGCAAGGGGACCTAGAAAAGGCCAAACGCCTTTTTAAAGATACAGag ACTCGATTGGCAAACGAGCAAAGGGAGACTGCCAAATTTCTTCACCAAGCTGTATCTATAAGGAATGAAAGGaaacatcttgactcattggcCAAAGCAAAGAgaaagatggatgcacaaaaggCAGAGAAAGacataaagaaatttgaaagtGACCTAAAGATGATTCAGTATGAGATTGCGGAATTTAAGTTGGAGGCGGAGACACAGAAAATTGCAGCAATGCGTAAGGGCATGAGCTGGCAGCCTTCTGAAGGGACTTCACTGCCAGAAGTTTCTACTGAGTCCACATATGCGAAAACGAGCCTACAGAAGGATCGCGAGTGTGTGATGTGTTTGACACATGAGATGACCATTGTGTTTGTTCCGTGTGGGCATCAGGTTCTCTGTGCTGAATGCAATGTGATCCATGAGAAGAAGGGCATGTTGGAGTGCCCGTCTTGCAGGACCCCTATTCAAAAGAGGATTGCTTCTCGTTTTGCCAAATGCTAA
- the LOC122594250 gene encoding heat stress transcription factor A-2b-like → MNPYYPDVKKEYTPSVSSRSVQERQALMVEMPQPMEGLHDVGPPPFLTKIYDMVDDQSMDHIVCWKRGGQSFVVWDPHAFSTNLLPRYFKHNNFSSFVRQLNTYGFRKIDPDIWEFANEGFVRGQRHNLKNIRRRKTSAQPPVPQQAITPCLEVGKFGIDGEVKRLRRDKQILMTELVKLRQQQQNTRARLQAMELRLQGTEQKQQKMMSFLAKAMQNPDFVQKLVRHGKSKDLEETTINKKRRFIDYGQGSMLIKDEPQEWEDPSGFEMSELDELALEMQGFGRPKRGQEVPNDLDEFECEDRELDDEFWEELFSNSSV, encoded by the exons ATGAATCCTTATTACCCAGATGTAAAAAAAGAGTACACACCATCTGTTTCAAGTAGGAGTGTACAAGAAAGGCAAGCTTTGATGGTAGAGATGCCACAGCCAATGGAAGGTTTACATGATGTTGGACCTCCACCTTTTTTgacaaaaatatatgatatgGTTGATGATCAAAGTATGGATCACATTGTTTGTTGGAAAAGAGGTGGTCAAAGCTTTGTTGTTTGGGATCCACATGCCTTTTCTACTAATCTACTTCCTAGATACTTCAAGCATAACAATTTCTCTAGTTTTGTAAGGCAGCTTAATActtat GGTTTTAGAAAGATAGATCCTGATATATGGGAGTTTGCAAATGAAGGATTTGTAAGGGGGCAGAGGCACAATCTGAAGAATATTAGGCGAAGAAAGACATCTGCTCAGCCTCCGGTTCCACAACAAGCAATCACTCCATGCTTGGAGGTTGGAAAATTTGGAATAGATGGTGAAGTCAAACGTTTGAGACGTGACAAACAGATTCTTATGACAGAGTTAGTGAAGCTCAGACAGCAACAACAAAACACCCGAGCGCGCCTTCAAGCAATGGAGTTGAGACTTCAAGGAACAGAACAGAAGCAACAAAAGATGATGAGCTTTTTAGCAAAAGCAATGCAAAATCCCGATTTTGTTCAGAAGTTGGTTCGGCATGGGAAGAGTAAGGATCTTGAGGAGACCACCATCAATAAAAAGAGAAGGTTCATTGACTATGGTCAAGGGTCAATGCTGATTAAAGACGAACCTCAAGAATGGGAGGATCCTTCTGGTTTTGAAATGTCCGAGCTAGATGAACTTGCTTTAGAAATGCAAGGATTTGGGAGACCCAAAAGAGGTCAAGAAGTACCTAATGACCTTGATGAATTCGAATGTGAAGATAGAGAACTAGATGATGAATTCTGGGAAGAACTTTTCAGCAACAGTTCGGTATGA